In the genome of Bremerella sp. P1, the window CCTCCCCTTCTCTCTCTTCCTGAAAACTGAAAACTGAACACTTCCAACTGCCCCCAACCTAATCTTTAACCATCCGCTTTTACGCGGTACGATTGCCTTCGAGATTAGCGATTAGAGAAACCTGAGAAGGAACCAACATGGCCAAGACTGCCAAAGCAGCGAAGAAGTCTGTCAAAAAGCTCCTCACACGCGACCAGGTTGCCACCGGTGATACCTGGGATTTAAGCAGCCTTTATCCTGACCCCGAAGCATGGGAGAAAGACTTCAAAAAGCTGGCCAAGAAGGAAGCCGGCTTCGAGAAGTTTCGTGGCACGTTGGCCAAAGGTCCCAAGGAACTGTTGGCCTGCCTGAAGTTCGATACCGAAGTCGACCGTCTTGGCGAGAAGCTCGGCATCTATGCGTTTCTGAAAACGACCGAAGACCAGGCCAACGATGACAGCCAACGCCGCATGGCTCGCTTTCAAGCCGTGGCCAGCAAGCTCGGTCAGGCTGCCAGTTACATGGCTCCGGAAATCCAAGCCATTCCGGCCAAGCGTCTGCAGGAACTGATGGACGATCCGGTCCTCAAAGGCTATCGCCTCGTCCTGGAACGCATGACGCGTTACAAGAAGTACACGCTGGGCAAAAAGGAAGAACGCATCCTGGCCATGCAAAGCGAAATGGCAGGGGCCGCCGGCAAAGCGTTCCGTCAACTGCTCGATGCCGACATGAAGTTCGGTAACGTCAAAAACGAAAATGGCGAAGAGCAGGAACTGACCAACTCGACCCTGATGGAATTCCTTCTTTCGCCGGAACGTAAGGTTCGCAAGAAGGCCTTCGAACAGTACTACCAACAGTTTGAAGGACACGAGAACACCCTCGCCGCGACCCTTTCCGGTTCGATCCAGAAAGACGTCTATTACGCCAAGGTCCGCGGTTACGAAAGTGCTCGTGGTCAGGCCCTTTACGCGGACAACATTCCCGAGTCGGTCTACGACAACCTGATCGATTCGGTCCACAACCATCTGCCGGCCGTGCATCGCTACTTCGAGCTGCGTCGCCGCAAGATGAAGCTGAAGGACATCCATCACTACGACACCTACGTGCCGATCTTGAACAACATCAAGAAGAAGCACACCTGGGACGAAGCGGTCGACGTGATCATGGATGCCATGATTCCACTCGGTCCGGAATACTGCGACGTGCTGAAGGATGGCCTCACCAAGGCCCGCTGGTGCGATCGTTACCCCAACGCCGGCAAGCAAAGCGGCGCGTTCAGCTGTGGCAGCTTCGACGCGGCTCCGTTCATCCTGATGAACTACAAAAAGGATGTGCTGGACGACGTGTTCACCCTGGCTCACGAGGCCGGGCACTCGATGCACAGCTATTACTCGGCTAAGAGCCAGCCGTACCAGTACTACAACTACGTGATCTTCGTCGCGGAAGTGGCCAGTACGTTCAACGAGCAGCTACTGAGCCAGCACCTGCAAGAGAACGCCGAGAACGACCTCGAACGGGCCTACCTCATCAACCGCGACATCGACGCCATCCGCGGCACGATCATTCGCCAAACGATGTTCGCCGAGTTCGAGAAGATCACCCACGCCATGTGCGAAGCAGGCGAACCTCTCACGTCGAAGTCGCTGCAGGAAGTCTACCAAGGCCTCCTGGAACGTTACTTCGGTCCTGACTTCGTCATCGATCCGCAGTTGAAGCTCGAATGCCTCCGCATCCCGCACTTCTACCGGGCGTTCTACGTTTATAAGTACGCGACCGGTTTGTCCGCTGCGATCGCCCTGAGCATGCGAGTGCTCAACGGCGGCAAGGCCGAACTGGACGACTACCTCTCGTTCCTCAAGGGCGGCTGCTCGAAGTATCCGCTGGATCTCTTGCGAGATGCCGGCGTCGATATGGAAAGCCCCAAGCCGGTCGATATGGCCCTGAGCCACTTCGAGAGCCTGGTCGATCAGTTGAACGACTTGCTGTAAAGGTCATGTCGCGATGAGCGTCCGCGAACAATTCGAACGAGAACTCACCGAGCGTGGGTACTCGTTCGAGATCGATCCCGAGTCAGGCTGTCACCTGGTGTCCGTCGGCGAAAGCCAATTGAAGATCAGCCTCGAGAACCTCGAGCGCGAGCTGGCCTCTGGCGTCGATGCCGATCGCGTGGCTCGCTTTGCCGATATGGTTTTCGCTTCGGTCGAAACCACCGACGCCGACTACGCCGCCAATCGTCTCTTCTGGTCGCTTGAACACAACGACTACGAGGAGAAAGCCGACTACTGCGAGGCCGTTAGCGACTCGGTCGATCGGGTCCTGGTGCACCTGTCGGCCTGCGGAAGCATGATCACCTGGGTCACGCCGGAGATCCTGGAAACACTGGGCCTTTCCGCCGAAGCAGCTGGCGAACAGGCGCTGGCCAATCTCGGCCGCGAGGTGGAAGCGGCGACGCTCGAAGCCCAGGCCGTCGACGGCACGCCGCTGGGTTACGTGATCACCGAACTCCCCTTCAAGGCGGCCCTGATCCTGGCCCCCAACCTGCGGCAGCTGGTCGAAGAGAAGCTCGGCTGGCCGGTCATGGCCGTGGTGCCGGATCGTGACTTTCTTTACATGTGGGGCGCGCAGCATCAGGAGTTGACCCAAAGGGTGGGCCCTGTTGTGGTAAGGGAGTATACCCGTAGCCCCTACTCGATCTCGACCGAGGTCTATCAAATCTCCGACGACGGCGTACATGCCGTGGGAGCATTCAAGGTACCGGAAGATACCTCTTAGGGATGTGGTGTTTTCCCCGATTCCCATTTCTGGCGGCTTTCTCTATCATCAAACATGTGAGCTTCTTCACACCGCTTGGAAGGGAGTCGTTACCATGAGTTTCGCTTATTCGTGGTTGGCAGTTTCAGGGAAGTCGCCGGACGATATGCTTCACGCATTGGGGCTGGAGTCTGGAGACACTTATGAAGGGTTCCCCGATGGGACCCTCTCCGGCATCTCGCTTCCCACCGGCTGGTACCTGGTCGTCAGCGAGCGCTGCGACTTCGCCAATACCCGTAATCTGCGTCGGCTGTCGAAACGTTGCGATCTGATTACCTGTGCCGTCGAAGAGCACCTGATGTATGCCAGTACGTCGTTCTGGAAAAACGGCCGCTTGGCTTGGGAAATCACCCACGACAGTCAGTTGCAGGCCGGACGACACCACATGGAAGCGACTGGCAAGTTGCCGCCCATGGTGGATGAAATCCGAACCTGGTACGCCGGCGAACAAGCCGCGATGGACGATTCGAACCAATTGGTCGACTGCATGATGGAAGTCCCCATCGAAACGGCTCGCCGGATCACTGGGTTCTCGTTCCACGATTCCCTGCCTGGCGAAGGGAAGGATTACTTCCATCACCTGGCCCACGATCCACTGGCGAAAAAGTGGTGGCAAGTCTGGCGCCGGTAGAGCGCATGCGCAAGCATCACCCGCACGCCCAAGCAGACCTGAGTGTGGCACCCAGCGAGGTATGAATTACATCGCGCTCCTGTCCCCTCGCCCCTATGCAACATTATTCACCAGCTAGCGGTGGAGGATGAAGGTTGAGGAGCATGTACATGGCATGGATCAGAAGTTTGGCTTGAACCCACTCGCGGACGCGGTGTATTCGTCGAGCCCAGTTGGGTAGTGGTTCGAGGCCTCCGGCGTGATTGCCAAGCCAGGCGAATCTTCGTTCGACCTGGTTCCGGAACCGTATTAGGGCGCGACCGAACTCCTGCTCTAGTAGGGCGAAACAGCGAATTCGTCCTGGGCTGTGGCGGCAATGCCCCAAGCCTTTTCCTGGTCGCAGTTTTTCGGCCACCAGTTGATAACCGGCTTCCATCGCCGCGTCGTGGAGCTGGTTGCTGTCGTATCCACGATCAGCCACTAGATAGCCTCCGCCTCTCCCTAGGATCGGGAGAAGCCGAACTGCAACCGGCGTTTCGGCCACGTTGAGCGGTTCGACATCCCAGGCCAGCGGCATGCTGCTCGAGCCGTAGATCGCGTGGACCTTGTAGCCCTTGCCGTAGCCGCGTCGTGCGCGGCCCCAACGGGCATCGGGATCCTTGCTGCAATGACTCACCATTTGCGGCTTGCCATCAACGAGCATGACAAAACCGAAATCGTCCACCGCGATCATGCACCGTTCCATTTGAGCGAGCAGTGCCTGAACTTCCGTGGTTGGCAAGCGTCGGCTCATCGTCGGTTGAGACGGTAATTTCCGAGGCCTGAGATCGTCAGGCCAGTTGCCCGGCTCGCATGCCCAGCAGGTTGGTCGATCGTGAATAACCGCCCACAAGTAGACGCTCACGATCTCCCAATCGAAAAAACTTTGTCATCGCCCACCAGGGATTGGCGTCGCACTGGCGAGCCAATTTGTATAATGCAATCCAGAGTTCACGTTCCATGGCTTGGCTCCCAATTTGGGAATTCGTACACAACTACCTAGCCTAGTACGTGAACTCCTTTTATTGCTAGCTGGTGAATAATGTTGCTATGGGGAGAGGGGACAGGATTCGTTTGCCTTGTCAGGGTGGGCCGCGGGGGTGTTCGGTATCCGAAACGAGTGGCACGCCCAATTCCGCTTGGGCGTGGCTTTGTGTCACACCAACAATCGCGCCAACTGGTTCTGGTCGGGTGACCTCGTTCGCACGTCTAAGGCGACTTGGGCTTGGCACCGTGGACGTCGCGTGCTGCTTCAATCGCTTCTTCAGCCGCTTGATTTCGCTCCCTTGCCGGTCGAGAACCTTCAGGTGGAAGCTCACCCAGGTAAACGCGCGATCGAGTTCGTTACTCGAGGGAACGCGAAGCCCGTCGATCATCTGGTGGACGAAAGAATCCCGCTTAGGCTGTCGTGGACGCTTGGGTCGCGGCGGAGGATCATTTAACCGAACGGGTTCCGCGCGGTGTGGTTGAGAAGCGGGAGCCGGTAGGCTTTCTGGTTGGTCGTTCGATTCGTGCGAAGCTGGTGGATCAGGCGTGGTTGGTTTCTCTTCGGAATCATCCGCTTGCGGCGCGTGATCGCCCACCAGCACCAACTGCCCGACGACATCGGCGGGTATTTCCACCAGCGTGCCGCATGCCGTGCAGAGAAACGTTTTGCCTGCGCGCACGATTACCTGGGGCGTATTCCCTTCAGATCTTTCGTTGGCATCGGACATGGCGAACCTCGTTCGGCTTAGGTAGAAAACGTCGGCAATATTTCGCTGGCAATCGAGAATAAGTCGAGGTACCTTCACCCGCGTGTCCGACGAGGACAAGCTGGCGAACCATGGAACCTTCGTTTGGTTTGTGTGTCGTACTTGGAATTTACACGCCAAGCGCTTCCATAAGATAGTGCGCGCGGAAAGTTTTTCCGAAACAGGAATCGCGACCCACGTGAGGTGGCAGCAGGATGAACAACAACGAGAAGCAAGCCCTGCAAGAGCGGCTGTTTAAGCATGTCGATTGCCTGGCCGGTTTGATTGGCCCGCGTTGTTTCCAAAGAGCTGGCTCGATGGATGCGACCATGGGCTACTTGCGCCAGCAGTGGTCAGAGATGGGCTATACGATCCAAGAGGAACCCTTCAACGCGCTGTCCGACATCGCCACGAACTTCGTTGTCGAAACGCCAGGCACCCGCCGCGCCGATGAAATCGTCGTGCTGGGCGGACACTACGACACGGTGCGTTCGACACCGGGTGCCGACGACAACGCTTCGGCCGTGGCCGTGCTATTGGAAGTGAGCCGACTGCTGAAAGATCACGTCGGTAAGCGTACCGCGCGGTACGTCGCGTTTGCCTGTGAAGAGCCTCCCTATTTCAACGTGAACGAAATGGGCAGCCAGCACCATGCGCGGTCGTCAAAAGAGCGCGGCGACAACATCGTCGGCATGCTCTGCCTGGAGATGGTGGGCTACTTCAAGGACGAGCCCGGCTCGCAGCCCTACCCCGAAGAGATCCCCAAGTGGCTGACCTGGCCGCTACCCACGCGGGGCAACTTTCTGACGGCGCTGGGGAACCTGGCTTCGTGGAAGCTGGCGTATCAGTTTCATCGCGGGTTCAAACGGGGCTCGCGGTTGCCGCTGTGGGCGCTTGCGCTGCCGGACAAATTTGAGTTCATCTTTCTGAGCGATAACCGGGCGTTCTGGGAACAGGGCTATCCGGCGCTGATGCTGACCGACACGGCCTTCGTACGGAATCCCAACTACCATCAAGCGAGCGATACGCCGGACACGCTCGATTACGAGCGAATGGCCGAAGTGGCCCTCGGCGTTGCATCGGCCATGAAGCGGCTTTTAAAATAGAGAACCTTTCGGCCAGAAAGCCATTACCGGCAAAACTTTCAGGGGCGGCAAATTCGTGGATTCGACCGTTAAGTCCATCCAACTGGAAACAGTTGGACTGGGCATCATTTTCTATTCCCCCCATAACGCTGCGCACATCGAACCGGGGGACGACTACTTAAGTGTCCACTACACGAACGTCCCCGATGTGCGGCGGCACGTGCGAGCCGGCTCGATCGTTGGCTTCTGCACAGGGACGCCAGGCACGTTTCGTCTGCGTGTGCAGCGCGGTAAACCGGCTATGTGTGCCGAACAACACGAGTTCAGCCTGTCGTTGCCGTTTCGATGCATTGGCGGAAAGGTTTGCTTCCGCGACCTTTACGACTTGATGGACTGGAATGTCGAGTGCCCTGAAGAGCAAACGCTGCTGCTGCGGGATGGTGCGTACAAGGTGATGGTGCGTTCCAACACGCCCCCGTCCGGCGTACTGGGGGATAACCAGTTGATCGATTTCTACTTTCAGCGAGTCGACGAATTGCCTGACATTCCGCATCGGGGTTCCCCCTATCTATGCCCTTAGCCCCGTTTGCCATCAACGTTGATCGATGATCTCGTCGGCTTTCCGCATCCGCTTATGTTTCTCGCGGAATTGATCTGCAAATGTGAGTGAGGGTACTTTCCTTGCCGCCATTGATGCCTACTGTTGGTCTAAAGGAATTCACCTTTCCCCAAGCATCATGCGGCAACGAGCCGTGATGATGTGCCAGTACCCCCATTTCTATGCATACCTAAGGAGGGATTTTCATGGTCCGAGCATTGCTTATGACCGTCGCGTTGTTGGTTGGTTTGTCGATGGTTTCGGTCAGCGAAGCTGGCTGGCGTCATCGCCGCTGTGGTGGTCACCACTATCGCGGTTGTTCGACCGTCTATCGCGGAAGCTGCTACAACAACACCTACCAGGGCAGCTGCTACAGCGGTTACTCGTCATGCGGTAGCCAAGGTTGCCAGACCCAAAGCAGCGGTTGCGCAAACGGTGTTTGCCGCTAAGCCAAGTAGGTAACGAATATCAGAAAGACACCGCGCTGGTCACGCATCGGCGCGGTGTCTTTTTTTATGCGCGGTCAATTCAAGCGGTTTCAAAGGTTCTTGCTTGGCTCTGGCCTTGGCATCGCTAACAATGGCAAAGAGGGAGTTAACCAATCTTCTTCCTGGCGACTCAGAGGAGTAAAGCCATGATCCGTACGCTGCTGTTGGCCGCTGTTCTCGTTGGCGGAATGATGTGTATCTCGCTGCCCGAGGCCGATGCTGGACCTCGTCGTTACTATCGACCTTACGTCGCGAATTACGGCTACTACAGCTACCCGGGTCGCGTCACGACCTACTACCGCGGCCCCAGTTACCGTAGCTATTACTACGGCCCGGCGTACGGCGCCCCCGGATACTACCATGAGCCCCGCTATTACTACCGACCGGTCACAACTTATCGCTATGGCTACTACGGGTATCCCGCTTACGGATACGGCTATGGTTATGGCTACGGACCAGGCGTCAGTTTCCGCGTAGGCTTCTAAGCATTCACGAAAAGTGCCTCACTCAGGTGACGTTTGTCTTCGGACAGGCGTCACTTTTTCATTTGGCAAGTCTCACCTTTGAGGAGAATAAGGTTGACCCGTCCCCTTCTTGTTTTCACGATGCTGATCGCAGGCTGTTTGTGGGTAAGCAATGCCGAAGCAGGCTGGCGTCGCGCATGGCGCGGGCGTAGTGTCCAGCATGCCGTACCAGCTACCCAGAAAATTCATACTTCCCACTATCGATCCGCACTCCCACGAAGTGAGTTCCGTGGGTTCGGCTTCGGCGGGTATGGCTACGGATCAGGCTTTGGGCCTGACTACCGCCCTGGTCGATGGTAATTAAGACGTCGGCCGCACCGCTTGGACGGTGATGATGTTGCCTCCTTGATCGATCACCTTGGCTTGCAGGCGAACCTCTTTCTTCTGCGCGTCGGTCTTCAGTTCCAGCTCGCGCTGATCGTCGTCTGCGGTGCCGTCGAGTTGCTTTCCGCCGACAACGCTTCCACGGACATCATCGTAGTAAAGAACGGCCTTCACACCGCGGTCGTCTTTGGCTTGGATGCTTACCTGGTAAACGTTCGGCTTATCGGTCGGTTCGAGCTGAACTTCCAACTGAGGTCCGGCGTTGTCGGTGATATCGACGTCAGGATTCAGCAGCCGTGAGGATGCCAGGATGTTGGCATTGGCATCGGAGAATCGAGCTCGGCCTGAGACTGGCGTGTTGGGATCGAGGTTGGCTTGCATCTTGCGAAAGCCATTGCCCATGATGTAGTGACGATCGTCACGCTGATCGTGCGGCAAGCCTAGCGCGTGCCCCACTTCATGGATCACCGCACCGAAGCCGTCCTCGATGAATTCAAACCGTGGCGAATTCGGTCGGCCGTGCCCCAGCGCCGTTCGTCCTTCGATGGGCGTACGATCTTGAAAGAGCTTCTCCTGCTCGGCAACCGACGTCGCACAGAACATGTCTTGTAAGACCCACGCCGAGAAGTTCGCCGTGCCGCCATCGGCCGAACGCCAGCCACCCAGTGCGATACCCCCGGGCCATTCAAATTGGTGCGGGCCTTCGTCGTAGGTCTCAGCGAATGTGATCACCAGGTGGGTCGACTGCGAGCCGATGCTGCGGGGGATCTCTGGCTGAAGCTGTCGGAGTTGAAAGTACGCATCGTAGTTCGGTGCGCCGTTGTAGTGCTTCGCCGGATGCTTACCGCGCACCAGGTGCACGATCGGGGTGCCATCGTCGTCGGTTTGAAAGACGAGTCCACGATCGGGCAGACCGCGACGACGAAACTCGTACTTGTAGGTCTCGTTCACGAAGTGCATCAACGTGTTGATCTTCTCGCGGTAGCCGGCCTTCGGCTCACGATCGGTCGGCACGAAGTAGATCAGGCGTACCTTGTGATCGATTGGTGAGACCTGGGCGAATTCCGGCAGTTCGTCGGCCTTCGTCCAGTCACCTCTCACCCACTGCTGATACGGACGGCCACCGACCGACAGCTCGGCCTGCTTGGGCTTAAGCCAGATTTTGATTTGTCGGCCTCGGTCAATGATCTCGACGCCGTCGTCGCTGCGCTGTAGTTCCTCGAAGCGAATGGAACTACCTTTTTCATCGACCTCCAACCACTTTCCGCTGCCACTGTCGATGAAGTAGCTTTCGTTGCCTCCTTGCTTCTTCCAGGCCGCAAGCTCGGCGGCATCGAGTGCCTCGACACCAACGATCAACAACAACACGAGCAGAAGATACCGAAACGTTTTGGGAAGCTGGCGAGTCATATGCACACGCAGAGAGAAATTAAGGAGGTAGGTCCGGCAGCCGGCGACAATTGCCAGCTGCACACTGCGTTATTTTATACACACGACAGGCGAGCCTGCAAAGCTTTTCACCAGATCAGCCACGCTTGGCGGACGTAATCCACAGAAACGGCTTGCCGGCTTCGTCCACTTTCAGATCGATCCCGAGCAAGGCCTGGTAAAGAATGTGGTCGAGAATCTTCTTGTAGAACGTCTTGTCCTTCGGAAAGCGAACGTCCACGTCGGTATCGATGTTGTCTTTGACGATCTTGTAGTGATCGAAGAACATAGGCGTATTCAAGCGAGGCCCGATCGCACCGAGCGCTTTCTCAAGCGGCGTCCGATTGATTTCGACTTCAATAAACTGAAACAGCACCGGGCACGTATCGGCCGGGCTCCGCTTCAGCGGCTGACCAACCGGCCAGGCATCGTCGCTGACTCCCATCGGCAGGACATGCAGATTGACGACGCCACCAACTTCTCGCTTGGGCACAACGATCAAACCATGCGCGCGAAGCAGGATGGCCATGGCGGTGCCGGCGCAGTAGCCGTTAAGTTCGTCTTTCGCTTTGAGCATCTTCACCCGGGCAATCATCGCCGGCGAAGCACTGAAATTCAGGCCTGTCAGTTCACGGACCGCCCCTAGCGTTTCGGCCAGCGGCTGATCCTGGGTGTTGAAATCGAGCGGCTTGGAAAGCTTCAGCAAAACTTCGTTGCGTTCAGCGCGGGTCATGCCGTCGCTGGCTGGCTGGCGCATTAGTTCGTCTTCGCCACCCACTTTGATGCGCTGAAACCACTGCGGCAGCTCTCCCAGGTTTCGCTTGGTGAAGCGTTTGCCGTCAGGCATATGCAGCGTTTGATCACGCCCCAGGATGGCCGTCACGCGATACGATTGGGTCCGGCCCAGATTGATTTCTTCGATCCCGACCCTCTCCCCCTCGCGACCACTGCGCAGTTTGACCGAATCGGCTCCCTTGTCGTTGAGCAGCCGCGTCCACTCTTGCAGGGCCGTGATCGACAGGCCTTTCTCGGTGATCACATCGAGCGTCACGCGATGATCAGCCCAAGCCGACGCCGAGAGCGTAACGAAGATCAAGGTCGTTAATAGAGCGCGCAGTTGAGTCATGCCTGTTCCCTTTCGGTTCTCGTCCACGCTCCAATATAGCACCCGCCTGGCGCGCAGCCGGGGAATTGGCAGAATCGTTACCCTTGGAATTCCCTTACTGGCGGTCTCTGAGTGGTTGCAACGACGCAAGCGAAGGGACAAAATAATCGGTTCTGTGGTTTCCCACACTTTTCCATTGACAAACCATCGACGCGTTTTTCACCCCGCAAAGGAGCAGAGCATGGCTCGCGCAGTCACGATGTTCACCGGCCAATGGGCCGATATGAAACTGGACGATATGGCCAAGACCATGAAAGGGTTTGGTTTTGACGGTCTCGAATTAGCTTGCTGGGGGGACCACTTTGAAGTGGATCGCGCCGTCACCGAAGATGACTACTGCGATAAGAAACGCGAGCAGCTCGACAAATACGACCTGGGTTGCTGGTCGATCAGTACTCACCTTTGCGGCCAGGCCGTTTGCGACATCATCGACGAACGTCACAAGTCGATCCTGCCGGAATCGGTCTGGGGCGATGGCGATCCGGCCGGCGTGAACGATCGTGCTGCCGAAGCCGTGAAGAACGCTGCCCGGGCTGCTCAGAAGTTCGGTGTGCCGGTCGTCAACGGCTTCACCGGCAGCAGCATCTGGCACCTCCTGTATAGCTTTCCGCCGGTTCCTCCGAAGATGATCGACGACGGCTTTAAGCTGTTTGCGGATCGCTGGAATCCGATCATGGATGTCTTCGGCGAATGCGGTATCAAGTTCGGCCTGGAAGTCCACCCAACCGAAATCGCCTTCGACATCTACAGTGCCGAAAAGGCCTTGGATGCGATCGGCCATCGCGAAGAGTTCGGCTTTAACTTCGACCCAAGCCACCTGCTGTGGCAAGGCATCGATCCAGTCGAGTTCATTCGTTACTTCCCCGACCGCATTTATCACGTCCACATCAAGGACGCGATCACGACCCTCAACGGACGCAGTGGCATCCTGGGCAGCCACATCGACTTCGGCGATCACCGCCGCGGTTGGAACTTCCGCAGCCCTGGCCATGGTGGCGTGAACTTTGAAGAGATCATCCGCGCCTTGAACGACATCAAGTACACCGGCCCGCTGAGCATCGAATGGGAAGACAGCGGCATGGATCGTCTGCACGGTGCCGAAGAGTCGTGCGAGTTCGTCCGCAGCATCGACTTCGCCCCAAGCGACGTGGCGTTCGATTCGGCGTTCGACAAAGAAAAGCAATAAGCGATTCCTATTCCCTCTCGCCTGAGGGAGCTTTCCGGCTAATCGCTACAAACGAAACAAACCGAGCCAGACGTATTTTCCGGCTCGGTTTTTTCATGCGCCGAGGCCATAAGTTGGCAAGAATGTCCGTTTGACATCACACTAGAGTAATACGATCCCTGTCGCACCTTTCGAGAAACCGCCTTGCAACTCTCCGCTGCCATCCTGATCCTTTCGGCCGTGACGATGCAGACCGAAGCACCGTCTCGGGCAGAGATCGATGCGCGGTTTCAGACGCAGCTAAGCGAGTTGGCAGCCAAGTGCGACGAGGTGAAACTGCCGGAGCAGGCCGAGCTTACCCGCACGTGGATCGTTCCTCGGTACGGCCAGGCAAACCTCTTTTACCTGGTGCCCG includes:
- the pepF gene encoding oligoendopeptidase F, producing MAKTAKAAKKSVKKLLTRDQVATGDTWDLSSLYPDPEAWEKDFKKLAKKEAGFEKFRGTLAKGPKELLACLKFDTEVDRLGEKLGIYAFLKTTEDQANDDSQRRMARFQAVASKLGQAASYMAPEIQAIPAKRLQELMDDPVLKGYRLVLERMTRYKKYTLGKKEERILAMQSEMAGAAGKAFRQLLDADMKFGNVKNENGEEQELTNSTLMEFLLSPERKVRKKAFEQYYQQFEGHENTLAATLSGSIQKDVYYAKVRGYESARGQALYADNIPESVYDNLIDSVHNHLPAVHRYFELRRRKMKLKDIHHYDTYVPILNNIKKKHTWDEAVDVIMDAMIPLGPEYCDVLKDGLTKARWCDRYPNAGKQSGAFSCGSFDAAPFILMNYKKDVLDDVFTLAHEAGHSMHSYYSAKSQPYQYYNYVIFVAEVASTFNEQLLSQHLQENAENDLERAYLINRDIDAIRGTIIRQTMFAEFEKITHAMCEAGEPLTSKSLQEVYQGLLERYFGPDFVIDPQLKLECLRIPHFYRAFYVYKYATGLSAAIALSMRVLNGGKAELDDYLSFLKGGCSKYPLDLLRDAGVDMESPKPVDMALSHFESLVDQLNDLL
- a CDS encoding transposase encodes the protein MSRRLPTTEVQALLAQMERCMIAVDDFGFVMLVDGKPQMVSHCSKDPDARWGRARRGYGKGYKVHAIYGSSSMPLAWDVEPLNVAETPVAVRLLPILGRGGGYLVADRGYDSNQLHDAAMEAGYQLVAEKLRPGKGLGHCRHSPGRIRCFALLEQEFGRALIRFRNQVERRFAWLGNHAGGLEPLPNWARRIHRVREWVQAKLLIHAMYMLLNLHPPPLAGE
- a CDS encoding M28 family peptidase yields the protein MNNNEKQALQERLFKHVDCLAGLIGPRCFQRAGSMDATMGYLRQQWSEMGYTIQEEPFNALSDIATNFVVETPGTRRADEIVVLGGHYDTVRSTPGADDNASAVAVLLEVSRLLKDHVGKRTARYVAFACEEPPYFNVNEMGSQHHARSSKERGDNIVGMLCLEMVGYFKDEPGSQPYPEEIPKWLTWPLPTRGNFLTALGNLASWKLAYQFHRGFKRGSRLPLWALALPDKFEFIFLSDNRAFWEQGYPALMLTDTAFVRNPNYHQASDTPDTLDYERMAEVALGVASAMKRLLK
- a CDS encoding sugar phosphate isomerase/epimerase family protein encodes the protein MARAVTMFTGQWADMKLDDMAKTMKGFGFDGLELACWGDHFEVDRAVTEDDYCDKKREQLDKYDLGCWSISTHLCGQAVCDIIDERHKSILPESVWGDGDPAGVNDRAAEAVKNAARAAQKFGVPVVNGFTGSSIWHLLYSFPPVPPKMIDDGFKLFADRWNPIMDVFGECGIKFGLEVHPTEIAFDIYSAEKALDAIGHREEFGFNFDPSHLLWQGIDPVEFIRYFPDRIYHVHIKDAITTLNGRSGILGSHIDFGDHRRGWNFRSPGHGGVNFEEIIRALNDIKYTGPLSIEWEDSGMDRLHGAEESCEFVRSIDFAPSDVAFDSAFDKEKQ